From Candidatus Nomurabacteria bacterium, one genomic window encodes:
- a CDS encoding TlyA family RNA methyltransferase — MRLDEYLVYKKLVDSRSQAQDLIKRGKVRVDTKFIAKPAWRVNGNERVQLTEKDKFVSRAGHKLASVVEAFKLDFKNKIVLDVGSSTGGFTELVLKAGAKKVIAVDVGSNQMRPHLATDPRVDLREKTDIRDVRLSELELPDLVVADVSFISLTKILPSLKQNLKSTTILAVMVKPQFESEGYKLNDGVVKNSKQRREILERFELWLNQNRWLILGKRDSGLAGSKGNLERFYLLRQA; from the coding sequence ATGAGACTAGACGAATATCTAGTGTATAAAAAACTTGTTGACTCGCGGTCGCAGGCTCAAGACCTGATCAAACGCGGTAAAGTTCGAGTCGACACAAAGTTTATTGCTAAGCCAGCTTGGCGAGTGAATGGCAACGAACGGGTTCAGCTTACCGAAAAAGACAAGTTTGTTTCTCGCGCAGGCCATAAACTAGCATCTGTAGTCGAGGCATTTAAACTCGATTTTAAGAATAAAATTGTGCTCGATGTCGGCAGTAGCACGGGCGGTTTCACCGAGTTAGTCCTCAAGGCTGGCGCCAAAAAGGTGATTGCTGTCGATGTTGGTAGCAATCAAATGCGGCCACACTTAGCGACAGACCCACGGGTAGACCTGCGCGAGAAAACAGACATTCGAGATGTGCGGCTATCAGAGCTCGAACTGCCAGACTTGGTTGTGGCCGATGTGTCATTCATTAGTCTGACGAAAATTCTGCCATCGCTAAAACAGAACCTAAAGTCCACCACCATCTTGGCGGTGATGGTTAAACCTCAGTTTGAGTCCGAGGGCTATAAATTAAATGATGGTGTGGTTAAAAATAGCAAACAACGCCGGGAGATTTTAGAGCGTTTTGAGTTGTGGCTAAATCAGAATCGCTGGTTAATCCTTGGCAAGCGCGACTCTGGTCTGGCTGGCAGCAAAGGTAACTTAGAGCGATTTTATCTTTTAAGGCAAGCCTAA
- a CDS encoding spondin domain-containing protein: MKKFMFLGFVFFVIAGGLGYMAWRGVEESKDNQPTGTEQVADTTPKPASQTAKYKVVVDFSWSQATHPGSYPEGAHLSPIVLAVHNSEQALFTNGTQASLGIEDMAETGATTSLAGELDEAKITYVLGKRVDAPGSYEFEIEVNQTDSLVSLVSMLAPSPDWFVGLDGTKLFDNGTWLESVQYDLQAYDAGTDNGTDWTSANADTQPHGLISSPSSSVFETAAATPFGTATFTKL; encoded by the coding sequence ATGAAGAAGTTTATGTTTTTGGGGTTTGTATTTTTTGTAATAGCCGGTGGTCTGGGTTACATGGCTTGGCGGGGGGTCGAAGAATCTAAAGATAATCAACCCACTGGTACAGAGCAAGTAGCCGATACAACACCAAAGCCAGCCAGCCAAACTGCCAAATATAAAGTAGTAGTTGATTTTAGCTGGAGCCAAGCCACTCACCCAGGCAGCTATCCGGAGGGCGCCCACCTAAGCCCAATAGTCTTAGCGGTACATAACTCTGAACAAGCCTTGTTTACAAACGGTACTCAAGCTAGTCTGGGTATCGAAGACATGGCCGAAACTGGCGCGACCACTAGCTTGGCAGGTGAGCTAGACGAGGCCAAGATTACCTATGTTCTTGGCAAGCGGGTGGATGCACCAGGGAGCTACGAATTCGAGATAGAAGTTAATCAAACAGACAGCCTAGTTTCGCTAGTGAGTATGCTGGCACCGAGCCCCGATTGGTTTGTTGGTCTAGATGGCACAAAGCTGTTCGACAATGGCACCTGGCTAGAGTCGGTTCAGTACGATCTGCAAGCCTACGATGCGGGTACCGACAATGGCACCGACTGGACCTCTGCCAATGCCGACACCCAGCCACACGGGTTAATTAGCTCGCCATCTAGCAGCGTATTCGAAACTGCCGCTGCAACTCCATTTGGCACCGCCACATTTACAAAACTTTAA
- the ychF gene encoding redox-regulated ATPase YchF yields MSLSIGIVGLPNVGKSTLFNALTKNNVLAANYPFATIEPNTGIVAVPDERVHKLGELYKSAKVVPATVTFVDIAGIVAGAHKGEGMGNAFLSHIRETNAIVQVVRTFEDSDIQHVHQKVDPVFDIDVINTELILADLQTLDNYLPKLEKQLKADPKVKNSVLALQALKQRLEAGELAVNVEVDPDIIKPLNLLTAKPFIYVFNLDEAGLKDAELQSKLRQIAPTEHIVFVCAKIEAEIAQLEGDDQQMFMEEYGLRESGLQTLSRVGYETLGLQSYLTAGVKESRAWTIPIGATAPQAAGVIHTDFERGFIAAEVVNYTDMIACGSRVAARTAGKARTEGKDYIMRDGDVVEFRFNV; encoded by the coding sequence ATGAGTTTATCAATCGGGATAGTAGGTCTACCAAATGTCGGCAAGTCGACACTTTTTAATGCACTAACCAAAAACAATGTACTAGCAGCCAACTACCCTTTTGCGACCATAGAACCTAATACTGGCATTGTGGCAGTTCCCGACGAACGAGTTCATAAACTAGGCGAACTTTATAAGTCGGCCAAGGTTGTACCAGCCACCGTAACATTTGTTGACATTGCCGGAATTGTAGCTGGAGCGCACAAAGGCGAAGGCATGGGCAATGCATTCCTTAGTCATATCCGAGAAACCAACGCGATTGTTCAGGTTGTCCGAACTTTTGAAGACAGCGATATTCAGCATGTGCATCAAAAAGTAGATCCGGTTTTTGATATCGACGTAATTAATACCGAGCTTATCTTGGCAGATCTACAAACTCTCGATAACTACTTACCAAAACTCGAAAAACAGCTCAAAGCCGACCCTAAGGTTAAGAATAGTGTGCTGGCACTGCAAGCCCTCAAGCAACGTCTCGAAGCTGGCGAACTGGCGGTAAACGTTGAGGTCGACCCAGATATCATCAAACCGCTAAACCTCCTAACTGCCAAGCCATTTATTTATGTGTTCAATCTCGACGAGGCTGGCCTAAAAGATGCCGAGCTGCAATCAAAACTTCGCCAAATTGCTCCTACCGAACACATTGTTTTTGTCTGTGCCAAAATCGAGGCCGAGATCGCTCAACTCGAAGGCGATGACCAGCAGATGTTTATGGAAGAATACGGCCTACGCGAGTCTGGCTTACAAACTTTGAGTCGAGTGGGCTACGAAACACTCGGTCTGCAAAGTTACCTGACAGCCGGCGTAAAAGAGTCCAGGGCTTGGACAATCCCAATTGGTGCAACTGCGCCCCAAGCTGCCGGTGTAATCCATACAGACTTTGAACGCGGTTTTATTGCTGCAGAGGTAGTCAACTATACCGATATGATCGCCTGTGGCTCACGCGTGGCTGCTCGTACTGCCGGCAAGGCCCGCACCGAAGGTAAGGACTATATTATGCGCGACGGCGATGTCGTCGAGTTCCGCTTTAATGTTTAA
- a CDS encoding serine hydrolase, whose translation MSKKQAVVAFIRRVYWFRILLVLTAICILDILFQLGLPTNTTSSNARLGENNIVSMKASDIEHMLSVYEDSSYIYIKVGDEQYIKKFKDVGITIDIDKAKTLANYGLSKKLIPFSALYRFTNSYHDLPLIYNSETARPFIEEIAAYGNVEPEPARLIANNGQVGVVADVPGTNVDVEDALQALGHVEYVDRIEFYADQYAVRSELTEAKASEFANQANQFIKTPPVFELDGQVVNVAPTNMADWFNIEQVNSKYQLALNQDAVGEYLDQVAHELFVPSVGTKVTLLDGQETTRVNGVAGKVLDKQKALADIEAALSKGDVGQSIDLRLTDVTPGVTYERTYSRTISGLKVFVADTAARGNFYVSLVGIDNPSMKAEYRGGTSITAASTYKVYVAYYIMREIEQGRAEWSDKLPSGRQVESCMEDMIVVSSNSCGIELRDYFGISKINNQLRAIGLPKAQVGPAQTSADDLSNFFYKLTTQNILSSTNRDKLIDMLKRQIHRLAIPAGVAPTPVADKGGFYGTYNHDTGIVYATNGRYALTIMSAGGYSKADLANLARDIHNFVIKL comes from the coding sequence ATGAGCAAAAAGCAGGCGGTGGTAGCTTTTATACGGCGAGTTTATTGGTTTCGCATATTGCTCGTATTAACCGCGATCTGCATACTCGACATTCTCTTTCAGCTTGGTCTACCAACTAACACTACTAGCTCAAACGCTCGGCTCGGAGAAAACAATATTGTATCGATGAAAGCCAGCGATATCGAACATATGCTCTCGGTTTACGAAGATAGTTCGTACATTTATATCAAGGTAGGCGATGAGCAGTATATTAAAAAGTTTAAGGACGTCGGTATTACAATCGATATCGACAAGGCCAAGACTCTTGCAAACTATGGCTTGTCGAAGAAGCTGATTCCGTTTAGCGCTCTGTATCGATTTACAAATAGTTATCATGACTTGCCATTGATTTACAATTCCGAAACCGCCAGGCCCTTTATCGAAGAAATTGCCGCCTATGGTAATGTCGAACCCGAGCCGGCTCGCCTAATCGCCAATAATGGCCAAGTTGGAGTTGTGGCCGACGTACCTGGCACGAATGTCGATGTCGAAGATGCGCTACAGGCGCTTGGCCATGTAGAGTACGTTGACCGAATCGAATTCTATGCCGATCAATACGCGGTCCGCAGTGAGTTAACCGAGGCAAAGGCTTCTGAGTTTGCCAATCAGGCCAACCAATTTATTAAAACCCCACCCGTATTTGAGCTTGATGGTCAGGTGGTTAATGTTGCGCCCACCAATATGGCCGATTGGTTTAATATCGAACAAGTCAATAGCAAATATCAGCTAGCCCTTAATCAAGACGCAGTTGGCGAGTATTTAGACCAAGTTGCTCATGAACTTTTTGTTCCGTCTGTTGGTACTAAGGTAACCTTACTGGATGGTCAGGAAACAACTCGAGTAAATGGAGTCGCAGGTAAGGTCTTAGATAAGCAGAAGGCTCTTGCCGATATCGAAGCGGCACTCAGTAAGGGTGATGTGGGTCAGTCGATTGATCTTCGGTTAACTGATGTCACGCCTGGAGTAACATACGAACGCACATATTCACGCACTATTAGTGGCCTAAAGGTATTTGTCGCCGACACTGCCGCCCGAGGAAATTTCTATGTAAGCTTAGTTGGCATAGACAATCCTAGCATGAAGGCTGAATACCGAGGTGGCACGAGCATAACTGCCGCTAGCACCTATAAAGTCTACGTTGCATATTACATTATGCGCGAGATTGAGCAGGGTCGAGCCGAATGGTCGGACAAGCTTCCTAGTGGACGCCAAGTAGAATCGTGTATGGAAGATATGATAGTCGTCTCGAGCAATTCGTGTGGTATCGAACTGCGAGATTACTTTGGCATAAGCAAGATTAATAATCAGTTACGAGCAATTGGTTTACCCAAGGCTCAAGTTGGCCCAGCCCAAACATCTGCCGACGACTTGTCTAACTTCTTCTACAAGCTGACTACCCAGAATATTCTTAGTAGTACTAATCGAGATAAACTGATTGATATGCTTAAGCGCCAAATACACCGTTTGGCAATACCAGCTGGCGTAGCCCCAACGCCAGTGGCCGACAAAGGTGGTTTTTATGGCACCTATAATCATGACACCGGAATTGTGTACGCCACCAATGGTCGATATGCATTAACGATCATGAGTGCCGGAGGCTATAGCAAAGCTGACCTTGCCAATCTTGCTAGAGATATCCATAATTTTGTAATCAAACTATGA
- the rpsR gene encoding 30S ribosomal protein S18, with product MKDAKKIKSDHTGSIYFDHKDVKALQRFTDQFGQIHPRKKTGLTEMQQRRLSRAVKRARHLALLPFVSRG from the coding sequence ATGAAAGATGCTAAGAAAATTAAAAGTGATCACACTGGGTCAATCTATTTCGACCACAAAGACGTCAAAGCGTTACAGCGCTTTACCGACCAGTTTGGTCAGATACACCCACGCAAAAAGACAGGGCTAACAGAGATGCAGCAGCGTCGATTAAGCCGTGCAGTTAAGCGGGCTAGGCACCTAGCACTATTACCATTCGTTTCACGAGGATAG
- a CDS encoding DUF1295 domain-containing protein: MMRYMYIIAPLIFSFALNMAMFVIAFKKQTDKLTDISYSLTFVGLVVYGYITRNNQWDYAWLVGICVLLWAARLGSYLLIRIRRIGRDKRFDEMRGSFRKFAGFWIIQALTVWIVSFSGLIFFARGHAPETNTMLIGIFAWALGLLIESVADYQKYKFINNPKNKGKWIDSGLWHYSRHPNYFGEILVWYGLWLTVSSGLNDTQKWIAAISPIFIMVLIIFVSGIPMLEKAADAKWGKNPRYKQYKQSTSVLIPLPKK; the protein is encoded by the coding sequence ATGATGCGATACATGTATATTATTGCGCCGTTAATTTTTTCGTTCGCTCTGAACATGGCGATGTTCGTGATTGCGTTCAAAAAACAGACAGATAAGCTCACAGACATATCGTATTCGTTAACCTTTGTTGGCTTAGTCGTTTATGGCTATATTACCCGTAACAATCAGTGGGATTATGCCTGGCTTGTAGGTATATGTGTGCTGCTTTGGGCTGCTAGGCTTGGTAGCTACTTGCTGATTAGGATAAGGCGGATAGGTAGAGATAAAAGATTCGATGAAATGAGAGGCTCGTTTCGAAAGTTTGCAGGTTTCTGGATAATTCAGGCCTTGACGGTGTGGATCGTAAGTTTCAGCGGGCTTATCTTTTTCGCTCGCGGTCACGCGCCCGAAACCAACACCATGCTAATTGGCATTTTTGCTTGGGCTTTAGGCCTGCTTATCGAATCGGTTGCTGATTATCAGAAGTATAAGTTTATAAACAACCCCAAGAATAAGGGTAAATGGATAGATTCAGGGCTTTGGCACTACTCGAGACATCCAAACTATTTTGGTGAAATTCTTGTCTGGTACGGGCTGTGGCTGACTGTTTCGTCGGGACTTAACGACACCCAAAAGTGGATTGCAGCCATAAGCCCAATTTTTATCATGGTATTGATAATCTTTGTTAGTGGGATTCCGATGCTCGAGAAAGCAGCCGATGCTAAATGGGGCAAAAATCCTCGCTACAAACAATACAAGCAGTCGACAAGTGTCTTGATCCCTCTGCCAAAGAAGTAA
- the rpsF gene encoding 30S ribosomal protein S6, with translation MDTYEVAVLYHPDLELDLDKGATKVKQIISDAGGKLVAEDVWGKRKLAYRIAGNEHAVYAFYEVQMPGTAIAKIEASLNITDEVIRFLISKNDTEAVEKARIFKEKRKREESDDEQKAEDNNDN, from the coding sequence GTGGATACATACGAAGTTGCGGTTTTGTACCATCCCGATCTCGAGCTTGACCTCGACAAAGGTGCAACCAAAGTTAAACAAATAATTAGCGACGCCGGCGGCAAATTAGTTGCCGAAGATGTCTGGGGGAAGCGCAAGCTAGCTTACCGAATCGCCGGTAACGAGCACGCGGTTTATGCCTTTTACGAGGTGCAGATGCCTGGTACAGCGATTGCCAAGATAGAGGCTAGTCTGAATATCACCGACGAAGTGATCCGTTTTTTGATATCAAAGAACGACACCGAAGCAGTCGAAAAGGCCCGAATTTTTAAAGAAAAACGCAAGCGTGAAGAGTCTGACGACGAACAAAAAGCAGAAGATAACAACGACAACTAA
- a CDS encoding Crp/Fnr family transcriptional regulator: MATSPNHSPALEKFFSAGTRLAFSKGEYIIRPEEDPSGVFYIETGFVKAISTTKYGEENILVIRRSGEVFPLIWVVTGDNRNVGYVAHTDCRVLRRSHAELEAAMNNDTQLMRAILVVTTTMYQSQAERVSSLVYRTVRERIAYFLRTLVRRFGVECPEGIMIDAPLTRQDIASSLSATRETVSREFSYLQRKGIVKQINGKIVVIDLEALESIL, from the coding sequence ATGGCAACGAGCCCAAACCACTCGCCTGCCTTGGAAAAGTTTTTTAGCGCAGGCACGCGCCTAGCCTTTAGCAAAGGTGAGTATATTATTCGGCCCGAAGAAGACCCTTCGGGTGTTTTTTATATCGAAACTGGCTTTGTAAAAGCAATCAGCACCACAAAGTATGGCGAAGAGAACATCTTGGTAATTCGGCGGAGTGGCGAGGTCTTTCCACTTATTTGGGTAGTGACTGGTGATAATCGAAACGTTGGTTACGTCGCCCACACCGATTGTAGAGTTTTGAGACGTAGTCATGCCGAGCTAGAGGCAGCGATGAATAATGATACTCAATTAATGCGAGCAATTTTGGTAGTGACAACTACCATGTATCAATCACAAGCCGAAAGAGTTAGCAGCCTAGTGTATCGAACCGTTCGTGAACGGATTGCTTATTTTTTGCGGACATTGGTTAGGCGTTTTGGGGTCGAATGCCCCGAAGGCATCATGATTGACGCGCCTCTGACCCGTCAAGATATTGCCAGTAGCTTAAGTGCTACCCGCGAAACAGTCTCGCGCGAGTTTTCTTACTTACAACGTAAGGGTATCGTAAAGCAAATTAATGGCAAAATCGTGGTTATAGACCTAGAGGCTCTCGAGAGTATTCTGTAG
- a CDS encoding serine hydrolase — protein MSRRKTYLGLAIFGMLIAASLGYILIATFRVSKLPDIEQTNQEPTTHQQTSDSEPELPEPTHFNAHVLQQTIDDWVTNHAGTYGIVVQDPRTKDTLATYNQHQTFFTASLYKLYMAFLVWQDLDSGDIEEQANFYEQYSLNDCLDRMIRLSDSPCGEAVLAAYDYASVQKRLLALGMPDINMPGFQVSAADMAVLLQHIYDHQLIPETSAQSLRQSMREQIYDKGLKSGFNMYLVEDKVGFSENGDWHDVGLVKVGDDYLIVAVLSNKAYSANLAGLATSLQNTLESL, from the coding sequence ATGAGTCGTCGAAAAACATATCTTGGTCTGGCCATTTTTGGAATGTTGATTGCCGCCAGTCTTGGCTACATACTGATTGCAACTTTTCGCGTAAGCAAGTTGCCCGATATTGAGCAGACCAATCAAGAGCCGACCACACACCAACAAACGTCGGACTCCGAGCCAGAACTGCCCGAGCCAACCCACTTTAATGCTCATGTATTGCAGCAAACTATCGACGATTGGGTCACCAACCATGCCGGAACATATGGAATTGTCGTCCAGGACCCGCGCACCAAGGATACGTTAGCAACTTATAATCAGCACCAAACTTTTTTTACGGCAAGTCTATACAAGTTGTATATGGCTTTTCTGGTCTGGCAAGATCTAGATAGCGGCGATATAGAGGAGCAGGCTAATTTCTATGAACAATACTCCTTAAATGATTGTCTAGACAGGATGATTCGACTCAGCGATAGCCCTTGTGGTGAGGCCGTCTTGGCGGCTTATGATTACGCTAGTGTTCAAAAACGTTTGCTGGCTCTCGGCATGCCAGATATTAATATGCCTGGATTTCAGGTTTCGGCGGCCGACATGGCGGTGTTGCTTCAACATATTTACGATCATCAGTTAATACCCGAAACTAGCGCTCAGAGCTTACGTCAATCTATGCGTGAACAAATCTACGATAAAGGCCTTAAATCTGGTTTTAATATGTATCTGGTAGAAGATAAGGTAGGCTTTTCCGAAAACGGTGACTGGCATGATGTGGGTTTGGTGAAGGTAGGTGATGATTACTTAATTGTTGCTGTTCTTAGCAACAAAGCTTATTCTGCTAATCTTGCCGGCTTAGCTACAAGCCTACAGAATACTCTCGAGAGCCTCTAG
- the efp gene encoding elongation factor P: MNPTDLKKGTLFTLDGEPYQSIEYRQKVMGRGSSVVTVRGRSLKDGRIIEKTFRGSEDLGYADIAKQNAQYLYADDSTLYFMNEDNYEQIELSREMVGDYASYLKEGSRVIVQFFEGQPITVELPKNVWLQVEYTEPAVKGDTSSSVQKDAKLETGLVIKVPIFIKTGDVISVDTETGAYRERQK, encoded by the coding sequence ATGAATCCAACAGATTTAAAAAAGGGTACACTTTTTACACTCGACGGCGAGCCTTATCAATCGATCGAATATCGGCAAAAGGTGATGGGACGAGGTAGTAGTGTAGTGACTGTTCGTGGACGGAGCCTAAAAGATGGCCGAATTATCGAGAAGACATTCCGAGGCAGCGAAGATTTAGGCTACGCTGACATTGCCAAGCAAAATGCTCAATACTTGTACGCTGACGACTCGACACTCTACTTCATGAATGAAGATAATTACGAGCAGATAGAGCTCAGCCGTGAGATGGTTGGCGATTACGCCAGCTACCTCAAAGAAGGTTCACGCGTAATTGTCCAGTTTTTTGAGGGTCAACCGATTACAGTGGAGTTGCCAAAAAATGTCTGGCTGCAAGTTGAGTATACCGAGCCAGCTGTCAAAGGCGATACCAGTAGCAGCGTTCAAAAAGATGCCAAACTAGAGACTGGTTTGGTTATTAAGGTGCCAATATTTATCAAAACCGGCGACGTGATCTCGGTAGATACCGAAACTGGCGCTTACCGCGAACGTCAGAAATAA
- a CDS encoding single-stranded DNA-binding protein, producing MARSFNQVTLMGNLTRDPELRSTPGGQSVCSFSLALNRSYKDNSSGEWKEATDFVDVTAWAGLAERVAQYCQKGKQVLVSGRLQSSSWEQDGAKRSKVEVVANDVTFLGGGGQSEDGGAGGGASQARSSKPTDEDVVINDVPDGEIDLSEIPF from the coding sequence ATGGCGAGAAGTTTTAACCAGGTAACATTAATGGGCAACCTGACTCGGGATCCAGAGCTACGCTCAACCCCAGGCGGCCAAAGCGTTTGCAGCTTTAGTCTAGCGCTTAATCGCAGCTACAAAGACAACAGTAGTGGTGAGTGGAAAGAAGCCACCGACTTTGTCGATGTTACTGCATGGGCTGGTCTCGCTGAGCGAGTGGCTCAGTATTGCCAAAAAGGTAAACAAGTACTTGTGAGCGGTCGTTTACAGTCGAGCTCTTGGGAGCAAGACGGTGCTAAGCGTAGCAAGGTAGAGGTTGTAGCTAACGATGTAACCTTCTTGGGTGGCGGTGGCCAGTCTGAAGATGGTGGAGCGGGTGGTGGCGCTAGCCAGGCTCGATCTAGCAAGCCAACCGACGAAGATGTAGTCATCAACGACGTCCCCGACGGCGAGATCGACCTCAGCGAGATACCCTTTTAG